The window GTAAAGTTATAATGTGTTCTCATAAACGTTGTATCGATAATACGATATAATGTATTACGAACGTAACGCGAAGCAATATGACAATGACAATAACAAGAATGACACATGTGCATTGCCACGGTAGACATAACATCTATTGTATATCataatatgtaaaatcataatGTGTTTCTGAAAAAATTATATcggtaataataatatagtgtGTTATGATTATAAAGTGTATAGATAATAAAGATAGGTATTACACTAAGAGATCAGTGGTTGCTATACAAAAGATCATTAAATCGACTGTCAGGTGGAGACTTGCATCGCTGAAATTCAAGAATACTCCTAATGTAGTAACACTGTTGGAAGCATGGGACATCCCTAGGAATACCTTTCTCCAAATTGAAGCAGCTTAGCTATAGATTGAGTTACTATATAGTCGTTATTTTGTAACTCTAGTTGTGGTTGTTTACTTGTTTATTGCTTGTTAACACTTGTATGGCCTGTCATACTTGTGAACTGATTTGGTATTCTGCCAAATCACTTGTACTTTATTGTTTGGGTTTTGTGATATAATATACTCACCGGGATAATCCCATTACCCAAAAAAAGATAGGTATGACAATACTAAAATGACAGCAAATTCTTAATCGAAAATAGAAATGAATAATTGCATATATAACAATgataaaatttacaaataaattataaaacaataataaaagaataaatgcatATAAtactcaaagaaaaaaaaaaagactaaatCTACCAGGCCCAAAATTTAAGAATTTGAAATTAGCTAGGcccatttctttctttttacaaCAAAGAATAGCCCAAAATTTTAGGAGCCAACCTATTACTGTAGTTTGCACACAAATTCATgcatttgattttaatatatatacttaaaatatcaaatatcgCATGGCTAAAGTTTACACATATCATATATGTCCAAATAACCATGTTATACCCTTTATTCATCTTTCTCTATTCGAACTCTCATGTTCACCTTTTCCAtgttatcaaattcaagtagACCAATCTAGTCAACACAATTATTTCTTCAAATAATGCTTACTAATCTTATTATGCTTTTTCTTCCtccaattaaatttaaaaagaatttttacgtttaaaataattattaaagaaATGGAAGTATGGAACAGACATAAAAAAAAGCATCACTAAATCACATAGACTAAACAAAAAGGGAAGGTATATCATACTGTTTGACTAAAAgaaacataaataaacatatttcgCAGAATATAAACTGTGAAAGAGAAGAATATATTAAGAAGAATGAGGAGTCATAGATTCAGAACTAATGAAGTTATAAGGAAGGGACTGGACCAAATTGAGAGGTATATATGCCCTTTAATATCCATAAATCAGTGATCTGATACCCAGTAGTTAACCGTGATGGGATGAACTTCTTGACTAGAGTTCAAGCAAAGAACATCATAGTCAAAGATAGGTACAAGTTGACTTCATTAGTTCATTGtgcaaataataaatttaagaaaCCATTTAGGGGACAAGGACTAATATGAATAGAAGCATTCATACTTCAGCTGATCTAAACAAAGCTCATTTCcatgtttatatgtatttgatatgTGGATGATTGATGAGACAATCAGGAAGGAAAAGAAGTAAAGTGGTATGAAAGTCGATTAAAGAATAATGGGTGAGTTTAGAGTTTGAATAATTATTTGGGTATATATCTGCCATTACGTAGAGTGTATATAAACGATCTTATGCAGtttaataaagatatatatgaaCTACACTGTTTTTAAGGTTTCACGCAACTTTTATGTCATTTTACAACTTTCAACCAGAATGGCCTAAACGGCCTCTGCATATATTAACCCTTTAATATTTATTGACAAAATCTAGCAACAGAAGCATTTTCTTGATCACAAAAATTTCTTAAAGCTGTTGCAATCCCCACTAGCTGTTTAAtgatataaatcaaatataaacTGCGCAATTACCTTACAAAACGTTTGTGCTCGTCATTGTCTACTGTTCCAGCTGCCCTGCCGAGTCCCATAGCTCTTGCATCAGGCAACACGGGCTCATCATCCTTATCAGAATCTCGTTCTGCCACTTTAGTGAAAAACATATCATGTCCTTGAGGTTGATGTGATTCCTCTTTTGTAACACTTTTACTGAAAAAATCTACACAATATTTCTCTTTATCTTCCTCATCGGATAACTCTCCCCTTGCCAGCTTTTCATACAACTCCGCTTTCTTCTCTAAGGCAGCATAACTGGCTGAACCATCTTTAACTGCTTTCATCTCGAGCTTATCCctgaaattttattaaaaactatcaTGAGAAAAACAATAGATTATCTTTCAACCTAGATACAAGCATAAAAAGAAGTGTTATCATTAACACTGAAAAGAACTTTCAAGCCATCTTATACACTTAGAGCATTAGAGTTCAATTTCTAGGTGTCAAAGTTAAAAACTTGATTACAGGTTCCATTAAGAAGTAATTCAGACCCATTAATAAAAAGTCAGAACTCAGAAGAGAAACTGGTTTTGAATTTTGACAGCTCCAATGGTTGGAACCAGACATTCAGAAGAGAAGATTCCATCTACTGTGATCATAAGATCAAGAACAAGTTGATAAAGTGATATCGTTTAGATGACTTTGATCAGTACTTACAAGTTCACCAAGAAACTAAACGACAGGTGCCCACTAACCCCCTTGGCCCAATAGCATATATATAACTCTAGACCGAGAACACAACTACCATCACAGCAAACCAGAAAATGGTAACACTTTCCTTTCAACTTACAAGGGTGAAATCATTGCACATGTTTTTGACCTTTGTAACCTTGCAGAAGCTTAAAGGAACTAAAAGGTACAACACATGGTCGAATAGTTGATTCTAAAATCACTTCCACATTTTTTTGCATATTCAAGCAGATAATTGTATCAAATTATCAACACATTTCCAAGCGCTTCGAATACATCGTGAAGCCTTGACATTTGAAAAAATCAAATGCTCACGCTTTGGATTTACACACATCACATTGATATGACATATGTAGAAAATTAATCTTGAAAAATATTTGTTTCTACAATGGAGAAAAAATATTCTCCATAAAATTAACCTGATATGTTGTAGCTGTTATATGTTAATAAACATGGTTCGAAGCAGAAAACAAGTCCTCTGCCACAATTTAATCTATTTAAGTGAAGAACTTCTAATAACTCTGGTCAAAACCAGATGATAGTCTTGAAATTATTATGCAACCATTTCAATTTAGCTCCTTTGTCGTCATGCCTAATTAATTATTGTCAGTTCTTCAAGTAATAGCCTAATTTCTTCAAACTCTGCAATATTAAAAAATTCACCGACATGTACTGTAATCTTCAATGCTTATCAGGTCCTGCCTTAGATTATGTTATATTGGTGCTCGGGAAATGGAAATTGGCCCTATAGTAACATCCAAGTGCAGCATGTACCCCCTATGATATTGTGACTTCTAGTTCAATCAGCTTAGAGAGAATGTTTTGGGTAAGGTCGGGTCTTTAACTTATATCATGCCTTGGAATTGATCTTTTAGAAAACCTAAGCAGCATTTGCATGACATAATCTTACCTGTGTAATGTTATACCCAACTTTCAAACGACccaaattaattcattaaacatGAATAAAACTGaaacacaaacatatattgACACAAAAATGACCattaatataaatcataaaaatccaaccataaatatttttactcTCAAAACTAGATAGCAATAAGTTAAGATAAATTTGCAGAGATACCTAATGCAATGATTACACATTCATAAtgctattttcattttctatcgCCGAACATAGGGAGTAAGTCTTTAACTAAATTTGCAAGTTGTGTACTAATAATGAAATTCCAACACATGTCATCTAAAGTTTTAAACTAAACACcctttaacaaaattaaatacgATTTAAGGGATGGGTTTTCGTACTTATGAGCACGAGCATCGACACCGGAATTCTTGGCAGAGAACGTATCATAGGGAACGATCTTCTTTTTCGCACGATGGAGATTAAGTTGATcactattatcattattaactTTGGCATCTTGTTGGGACTGATAAAGTTGTGCTTTGAGTTCAAGGATTGAAGAGGGACCAACACCGGAAATTGCACGGTGCTTTTTAGGCATAATTGATGATTCTGTTAGCCATCCTAATGATTCAACCACCACTCGCTTTTTCTGACCTCCATCTTCTTCCGTTGTCATCTCGTGGCTATTTCGTTGGATGGGTTTGTTTGAAATGAACaagtgtttgtgtgtgattttaattgattgattcAGAATGGGTTAGGGTTTAAAACCCCTCTTctcctttatttttttctccccctttattttttttctccccCTTTGCATAGCTTAGCGTACCTTGTTAATCTTTATACTCCTTTCCCGGTCACTACCAATACTAACTAATACAGTGCCCCATCAGCGTCACATCAACAAAATCTCTTTTCAATACATTTTCTTCAATTCACACCCAATACATCCTATACTAACCAATACActccaacatatttattttcaaacttttaataaataaaaccacaaatataatttataaaataaacacaaatattatattttacacttttagtcccccAATGTTCgaattcaaaaaatttacacttttagtccctcaaacggctaaataattcaaaacatttacacttttagtccctatGTCACTCTATATAAAACAACTTTTTTCAACTCATTCTTTCAAAATGGCGAAACAAATGTGGACTGAATCCGAAGATCTTTTATTATGCAAGTGTTGGATAGAAGGATGTGAAATGCACTTCCCAACCCAACAAACTGTTTGGACCAACATATCAGAAAGATTCAACAGTCTCACAACTGAAGGTCCACGGATCATATCTCAACTACTCAGTCGCTTCAAAAAAATTCGCAATGAATGTAAGGAGCTTGAGGCAATCTATATAAGGCTGAAGGCAGAAAGGATGACCTTATCTGATGAGTTGTTCTCTGCAACGGCGCATTAGGAGTACCGCGAGAATTATGGGAGGGGCTTCTGTTACGAGCAATGCTTCATGGAGCTTATCATGGTTTCCTACTTTCGAAACGTTTAATTAAgtgtattttagtcttttaattaagtgtgttcTAATGTGTCTATTTCTTATGTGTCTGTTGGTAATGTGTTTGTGTAACGttatttgaataaataaaatattatatttaaatatataaaattctaaaataccgatttattaataaaaacgagtacaacacataaaataaaaagcatTACAAACTTATCATGTCTTAGAGCAATTTAACAACGGAATTTATTCATTGATTTCTCCTATATGATCATATGCTTCAAGGTTATGATCGCAGAAGCAAGTTGTTCCATAGCAATTTCAATCTTATCGATCTTCCCAGGCAAATAAGTAAAGTGCTGACACTCAAGTTCAGTATAATGCCCGGGTTGTATGTAGGTTATTTGTTGTTGACACCATTCCTTCTTCGCTTTTAGTTTGAGACCAACTTCAAGCATTTCCTCTTTGAACCTTTGGTGGTTGacgatatcagccatgatacgcTCATGCACTTGATCGATGgtcattggtggttttcggTAAGGGGCATTTGATGAGGAAGCCATATTAAAAGTTTGTGTGTTGATCAAAATTGTTTGATCAATGCCAGtatatatagaaacaaaaaGACGCTCCTCTAACGTTCAAAATTCtaaattcaaaattcaaaatatttacgcTTATAGTCCCTCAAACAGCCAAATAAttcaaatacatttatacttttagtccctgaacggctagcctggattgtcactctataaataccaacccagAGTACAATTCAGTTTCATTACCATTGAAACTTTCATTTTTCTACAAATACAATTCACTCTTTTTAACCAAATGgcgtcctcatcatcatcatctaaaaaGAATGTTCACCGACCTCGTCCGACCGAAGATGAGATCAAAAAAAGAATCATGGATGATGTCAAAGTGGACACACTACTTCAAACTGAAATCTCTAGGGTCATGGGTTCCTTGCGGGAGAAAAGACGAAGATGCGAGCAAATGATTGAGGCAATACAAACATCAGGCCGCAAGGTCTCAAACCACGAAGAACATTATTCTTCGTTTCTGCAACAAGAGATCAAGCAGGTCTAGAGCGTGgtcgatgatgtttttaaggccggtcacacgttaaccgaccaatgcacttgggccgaatcaTGCCACGACAATTGCGGAGAAGACAAAACGACGTGGGAAGTCAAGTGCCCGCAACATGACAAATGGTGGGCAAATGAAACCGCTTATCGTGGtttaggaaaaatgtcaattaaAGATGATGACGAGTAATCGTATCGTaatgtatttcgtgttttaattgtgtttttttaaatatgtaatgtgtttgttttaataaagtaatgtgtttgtttaaaagGTTATTTgaattaacaaatattaaattcaaaaaaaaaaaaaatttaacccaactatacacaaaataaataaaaaaacaaaacaaaacaacatCAACTTCCGTATTGCCCACCACGAACCCATCCAATACGCAGCCCAATACGAACCAATACGGTTCACACCTAATGGTGTTCACCGTATTGGTTGTTGAATACGGCCTCAATACTAGCACATAAGGGGTGctcttataaaaattattcacCTTCcacaaattaaaaatgttactCAAttgttatatatgaaaaataaacagTCACTATAGAaatataaattatcaaatttggCCTTAATGAATTAATACCCTAAAcaactattttaaaaattaacactTTAAATCTTTTACATCAGCTTACGCCTCTTGACACCACCACCAGTCCACCACCAAAAATAATACCGTCACTGAAACCACTAGACCCTCAACctcgccaccaccgccgcattgtacGAGTACCGTGCTCgtcatatataaaacaaaagtcGCTTTCTAAAACATCTCTAAAAcaaatcttatgtggcatggtaaaaaccctttcattcacctatttccattaaataattatatttatgacGTCATAAATAGATtgaaatatttttccaattatatataatattaaaaggaaTGGATGGATGAATAGTAACTCGAGTGCGTGTCTAGTTACTATTCGTTTACGTAACAGCCCATAATATTATTTGAATTTTGTCACATGGTATTTCATTCTTGCTTTTGATTACGCgttacttattatttttttaagtagTTTCTattcttttggcttttcaaaaaatatattgtaaCCTTTTTATCGCAATATCTCGTATCATTACCATTATTCGGATTTTGACACATCGTATCTCATTCAAGCTTCTATTACAGGTTACTTCTTAATTTTGggcaaacttttttttttctcgtttAGGTTTCCAAACATTATATTGCAACTTTTATGGTCATATCCCTTACCGTTATCTACcctacttgtttttttttttaacagcaatattttatgtattaacAAAAACTTCGGCTAGATACCcaagttaaaaaatattacatcTAATGTTTAGGACTTATGCGTCATAATGACCACGATAACTTAATCTTAATAACCGAGAAGACAGCcataaaaaagataaagaaataatcGAGTTAAAAACGTCTTCACTAGTTTCCACCTCATTCTCAAATTCGATGTTGTTTCGATGCTTCCACAAAGTCCACCACCAAATAAAAAAGATCGCCTCAATTACCATCTTGAACTTGGAAGTTGCATGGAATGAAGATAGCTATTCTAGCATCTCAAAAGGACCGGCCAAGGGGATATCAAGTTGTAACCATGCCTTCACACGACCCCATAATACTCTAGCAAACTCACATGAACTAAACAAGCGCAAAGTAAAATCCAAACCTGAAGGGCATACCGCGCATCTAACCGTTGAAACATCTATACCACGTGCAAAGAGATTCATCCTTGTAGGAATAGCATCTCTTAGAAGTCGCCAAACAGAAACATTTATCTTCTTAGAGACATAAGAATTCCATCTAGTAGAACTGTGAGAACATATGAGTAATGTTTTGTCAATGAAGAGCCGCAAGTTTTTGACCGTAAATTGGATTGTTCCGTCCAAATCCCAACTCCAACTATCTTGTTTGCTTGATAACTTAGTCCCTTCAATGATCTGGCACAATTCATAAAATTGGTTATGTTCATGTCCACTTCTTAACGGTCTTCGTCACTCCCATACCCATTAATCATTGACACAACGTTGAGCAGGAGTGCAAGTTGGTAGCTTATCTAGAGCAAAAACACGAGGGAATCTAGTTGCTAGATTTTGGTTGGTGACCCATAACTCTTTCCAAAAGCTGATAGTGTTTCCGTCACCTACCTTGCGCTAACCGAGTTGGAAAGAGATATTGCAATGAACCAAGCCAAAAGCTTTACAAATTTTTGACCAGACACCTAGTACAAATTTTTGTACTTGGTTTTTGCACACttttttctttaagtttttcaactaaaataatgaaaatttcattcaacttttttctttacatttttttatttttggtttactgtatatattaaatatatgcattcataaataattttttagatTCGTTGGTATTGCTTTAAaaaatatctattttatatgCCAAAAGTTTTAAGTTAATATACATAGCGACActtcataaataacaaaatgtaaTCACAATAATTGTATATTCGATACAAACTTATCAATCACAtaattacttttattaaacAGTTGGAGGTTCAACACAAGTACACTAAAACAATAAAACcattcaaaacaaaaattgaaGCCCCGCAACGTAACTAGTTATTGACATGGACATTGATatatataaggctgtccgacacctaagcttaggcgtggaacccctcacatacagattttttaatatttcttgattaatgaataaattctTGGGTCCCCATgaactttatggattaaaaaaacaatatgtgagtatcctatacctaagcttagttacctaacagccttatattcccatcccctatatatagggaaaagttattttgaaaaccctTTAAAAAGCAAGAACTTTTAAGAaccttttttaaaaagatataatagTAAATTTGTTATTTCATTATAATTAATAGTATTTATGAGTAGTTACGTATTTGAAAAATTCCATAATTATAGGAGTGTTTGAATTTCTTAATCCACTCAGTTACATTCATCTTTTTAACCAAcgtacaaatattttttttaattcgacgtgatcttcattttttttggaAGGATTacatatatgaattttttacatttgtcaaacttcatttataaatatcaaaattttctAATAATACACATATGAACAACTTAAATATATACTTCtaacataaatttataaaaaaatcttttttccacattaaaagttaataataaattaaaagatgtATATTCACATGGAGGATCcacatatgtaaaaaaaaaaaactatatgaattatgataaacacatataatacatgcacatgtgatcatcaATTATCACATGTGATCATAACTATTCCtatgaaacattttttttacaaaatacttgcatacatgtgcTCTATTTGTATAAGATTAGTTTTGATAAACACATATATTACATGCACATGTGATAATCAACTATCACATGTGACATTTGTTACAaaatacttgcatacatgtgtTTCATTTG is drawn from Erigeron canadensis isolate Cc75 chromosome 9, C_canadensis_v1, whole genome shotgun sequence and contains these coding sequences:
- the LOC122582049 gene encoding uncharacterized protein At4g18257-like, translating into MTTEEDGGQKKRVVVESLGWLTESSIMPKKHRAISGVGPSSILELKAQLYQSQQDAKVNNDNSDQLNLHRAKKKIVPYDTFSAKNSGVDARAHKDKLEMKAVKDGSASYAALEKKAELYEKLARGELSDEEDKEKYCVDFFSKSVTKEESHQPQGHDMFFTKVAERDSDKDDEPVLPDARAMGLGRAAGTVDNDEHKRFVREVHEEVNHAREKASELKICRQEQVAVRREKLKRAYLKKQLEKLKGQSKEGNNT